Part of the Sinorhizobium sp. BG8 genome, CTTCCAGGTTCGCCATCACCAGCGGGAAGAGACAACGAAGCGTTGCCGCTGCCGCGATCGCGCTGCCACAAACCTGAGGTAGCCAGGTCAATGCGAACGAGTGATCGCGATGGGGTTTCTTTCTCTATTCCTTGAGATCGAGGCCTGACTGTGAGTCGGCTGTGCATTGCTCCGAGATCGCTGCAATGCGTCCATCCGAAGCGACATTGATCGCGCCGGCGTTCAAGGCATTGAACAAATCCTGTTCCAGGAGCCGGTTGAGCGTGCAGTCGCAAAAGGCGGTACAGAAGGTCTTGTCGCGTTGCGCGGTGCAGGCGGCGGTGCAGTTCATCCGGTAGGCTTCGACCGGATCGGGCTTTGCAGCGGGCGCAACGAGAGAAAACGCGTAGACGAGCGCGATAATCACCGGCTGATGGATGAGGTAGATTGCGAGACTGTGGCGCCCGGCTGCGGCAAGCCCTGTCTTCCACTTCGCCGATCCTGTCCCGATGGAGGCGAACCGCTCCGTCCAGCCGCGTGCGACCGCGATGCGGAAGGCGGCCATGCCGAGAAGGAACGGGGCGATCCAGGGCAATACGGGAACATAGTCGTTGGACCGGGGAACGGAGGCTGAAAGGCCGACCCACCAAAGCCACGGTGGGTCGAAGAACGGCGAACGCAGATACCAGGGTGCCGCGAATGCCGCGGCCGCGACGAGAATTGTCAGCGGTGCCGGCACGCGGAGGAAAGCAAGTCCGATGAGACTTGCGGCGGCCATGGCATGGAGAATCCCGAAGAAGATGAAGGTTTGCGGAAAAGCGAACCATGTGCCGACCGTGATGATTGCTGCGGCGGCAACGATTCGGGCAAATCGCTTGGCGAAGGAGTGCCAGCGAATGCCGTTGCCGTGGCCAAGCACGAGGCTGCAGCCGGAGAGAAACAGGAAGCTTCCGGCGATCAGGCGCGCAAAGAGCTTCCAGCCGCCGGTTGCCGGTGTCGCCGGATCGACGTAGCCGAAGAAGCCGAGATCCCATGTGAAGTGGTAGATCGCCATTGCGATGAGCGCCACACCGCGCATCTGGTCGATCACCGGAATTCGCCGGCCTCGCAATGTCGATGCGCCGGTGTTGCTGTCGGGAGTTTCGCTGACGGCCGAAGAGGTCATTCGCAATGCCATTTATTGAACGGGTGGAGTCTGCCTGCAGAACCTAGCGTTTAGCAGAAGGAGCGGGACCGAAATGCGGCACTCCGAGCGACATGGAGGCCGCCGAAGTGCGGTTTCGATCAGCTCATGGATTCGAGCACTGTCTGGCGTGCCTCGGAGAAAAACTGCCGGCGCACCAGAACGAATACGATCAGAGCGGTGGTGATGACGAAAAGGTAGGGACTGACGAACCAGCCGATGTAGCCGAGCGAGAGAAAAAGCGCCCTCAGCCCCATGTTGAAGTGCTTTGCCGCCAGAATGTTCATGCGGATGACCTTGTCGGCGGCGAGATCGGCTGCGGCGGGGTCCTTGTGGATCTCGCCGGTCATCGGTACGGCTCCGAGGAGGATGGTGCAGTAGTTGAACAGCCGGTAGGACCAGCCGAACTTGAAGAAGGCATAGGCGAAGATGCAGGCGAGCCCGCCGACCTTCATCTCGAAACCGGCGCGGCTTCCCTGGAATACGACCGGAAGGTCGGTGAAGATTGCGAACACCTTCTCCGTTGCTCCAAGCAGGGCGAAGCAGCCACCGAGGGCCAGGATCGACGTCGAGCCGAAATAGGCAGTGCCGTTTTGGAGGCCTGCCATGATCTGGGTATCGATCATCCTGAGATCGCGACGCATGGCATTGCGGATCCATCGCGCGCGCTCGGCACTCATCGCCTGCGTCAGGCTCACCCGGTCGAAAAGGCGGCCTCGCTCAGTAATCCACGAATATGCCGTCCACAGGACGGTGAAGATGCCAAGGGCGATGAAGTCGAGCAAGTTCATACCTGCACATTTGCATGATTCGCCATCTCCCTAGAAGCAGTCCACAGTGGCACCCGGCATCTCGAAAGAGAGGGTTTCTATCGCCTCGTGCAACGCCGGGATCAGCTCACATCCTTTCGGCTTCATCAGGAAAGTCATTGATTTCGTTTCGACACTCGGACGGTGAAAAAACTCGATTCGGTGTTTGCCACCGTTTCGCCACATTTTGCGATTGCGAATTCATATTTTATTCATTAAACCGACAGCAACGCCGCGCAACAAATGCGGCGCCGTAGTCTTCAATTCGGGGAAATCATGGAAAGTACCGTTCAGAAGTCTTGCTGGGGCGTCACCGCGCGCGCAGTAATCGGTTTCGCAGCTTTGCTGGTTCTCGCCTATCTGTTCGGCGGCGTCTGAGCCGCAACCTCAAATTTCTTTTTCAAGCAGCGCGTCGTGCCGGGCGCGCTGTTTTGTTTTTGGCGGCACCCCATGTCGCAGCGGTTAAAACCGGTGTCGGTCCATCGCCTTATAGCCGGCGCGTGATATCATAGCCTAGCTGCAAAACCCGTGCGAGCGGCCGGGCGGTGACATCCAGGCGGTGAAAATGTTCCTTTCTGTCTTCGACGTATTCAAGATCGGTATCGGTCCTTCGAGCTCGCACACGATGGGGCCGATGTCGGCTGCGAACCGGTTTCTAGACCTCGTTCTCTCGCCCGACTGGCCACGCCCATCCGGCGCAAGTGTTGCGGCAATCAAGATGAGCCTGCACGGATCGCTGGCCTATACGGGCGTCGGGCATGGAAGCGACCGCGCGGTCATTCTTGGTCTCATGGGCGAACGGCCGGACAGCGTTGATCCCGACCGCATGGACGCGATCATCGCCGAGGTGGAGCGGACGGGAAGGATCAAGCCGCCGGGCCACCCCGGCTACGAATTCCAGCCCAAGCACGATCTGATATTCGACAGGAAGACGCCGCTTCCGGGGCACGCCAACGGAATGACCTTCTCTGCCTTCGACCGGGACGGGCGCCTTTTGCTCAAGCGGATCTACTATTCCGTCGGCGGCGGCTTCGTCGTGACCGACACGGAACTCGAGACCATGCGCGCATCGAAGGCGCGGTCGAGCGACAGAAAGGTTCCATTCCCGTTTTCGACCGCCAAGCAGATGCTCGAGATGGCAAACCGGTCGGGCCTCACGATTGCGCAGATGAAGCGTGCCAACGAGGAGGAGCTGATCTCCCGCGAAGAACTCGATGCCGGTCTGGACCGCATCTGGGAGGCCATGAAGAGCTGCATAGACCGTGGTCTGAGCACCGAAGGAATCATGCCCGGTGGGCTCAAGGTACGTCGCCGCGCCCGCATGATCCACGATAAGCTCCAGGAGGAATGGCGGTCGAACAAGGTCAATCCACTGCTCGCAAATGACTGGCTGAGCGTCTACGCGATGGCGGTAAACGAAGAGAATGCAGCAGGTGGACGAGTCGTCACGTCACCAACCAACGGCGCCGCGGGTGTCGTGCCAGCGACGATCCGTTACTATCTGCATTTCCACGAGGATGCCGATGCCGAAGGCATCCGGGACTATTTGCTGACCGCCGCCGCCATCGGTGGAATCATCAAGCACAATGCGTCCATCTCGGGTGCCGAGGTCGGCTGTCAGGGCGAGGTGGGATCTGCGGCCGCGATGGCTTCCGCCGGGCTTGCCGCCGTCATGGGCGGCACGCCGGAGCAGGTCGAGAATGCCGCCGAAATCGCGCTGGAGCACCACCTCGGCATGACCTGCGATCCGATTGCCGGCCTGGTTCAGGTTCCCTGCATCGAGCGGAACGCCCTCGGCGCCGTCAAGGCGGTCACGGCGGCCTCGCTGGCCATCAAGGGTGACGGAAAACACTTCGTTCCGCTTGATGCCTGCATCGAAACGATGCGTCAGACGGGCGTCGACATGAACGAGAAGTACAAGGAAACCTCGACGGGCGGACTTGCGGTAAATGTCGTTGAATGTTGATGGCCGCAGGCATCGTGAACCAGTAACCTGCCACTCGTACACCGGGCTCTTTCCGGCTTGACGCGAAGCGGGCGAGGGAGTTCATAGGCGCATGGCCTTGCATCTTATCAAACTGTGTGTCGGCGCCGAGTCGATTGAAGATCTTCGCGAATGGGTCTCGGAACGCGCGCTGATCGCGATCGCGGCCGGAATGGAACCCTTTACCACCCACACGACGAGAATGATTCCGAAGCGGATGGAAGAGCTTCTGGATGGCGGCTCGTTATACTGGGTGATCAAGGGACAGGTTCAGGCGCGGCAGCGCTTGATGGATCTGAAGACGTTCAAGGATGTCGATGGCATCACGCGGTGCGAACTCATACTTGGACCGGAGGTCATCGAGACCGAACTGCAGCCGCGCCGGGCGTTCCAGGGATGGCGATATCTGAACGAGGCCGATGCGCCACGCGATCTCACGAGCCTAGGCGATGGCGCCGCCGACATGCCGCTCGAGCTGAGGCGCGAACTGGCGGAACTGGGCTTGCTCTGAGCGCCTCGTCGCTTCGTTCTATCGAAGGCGCATGCGAACGGGAAACTGTGCGCCACCCGACGATACATGAAGATGGATCCCGGCGGCGGGCTGCCCGGAGCGCCAGGCGCGTGCGCCGTGGGCGAGCAGCATGCCGACGAGATCCTTCGTCTTCGAGCGTGAACGATTGAGGCCGATGTCGGCGATCTTCATCGCCGCTTCGTGAAGCGGATGAAATCCGCCACGAAGCCCTTTCCTCTTTTCCCTAGGGTCGATCGTCGAGCCGTTCCGGTTTTCGTTCATCGCCATGATAAGCCTCGTACGCACTACAAAATCGAGGATTGCAGAAGCCTTTAGGCCGCTGCCCGCCCTGCGTCTCACTCTGCGGTACTCAAACCCAGACCGCCGTACCCACGCAGGGGCATATTTCACAAGCCGGGTTATGCCGGCTCAGACTGCACTCCCGCACCTTCAGGAGGCACGGGACACACAATTCACTGCATGCTTGCCCAGCACGCAAAACCCTTCTTCTTCAGGACCTTGCAGGCCGAAACGGCGCGGTCCTGGTTTGCAAATCCGCCGAAGCGCGCCCGGTAGAGCTGTCCCTGGCCGCTTGCGACGGCGACCGTGAACGGCTTTGCTCCGCGGAGCGACTTGCCGCCCTTGTCCTTGGCCTTCTCCAGCAGATTTTCTGCCTGTGTGCGGTCCGGCGTCGCGCCGATCTGGATGCTCCAGCCAGCGGGCGTGGCAATGTTTGCCGAAGCGGTGGACGAGGTGGTCAGTGCGTCGACCTCACCACCGTTGTCTCCCTGCTCCGTGACAGGCTCGGATACGGTCTCCGGGATAGCCACGTCGCGCTGCTGCTTCAAGGTCGCGGCAAGGGCCTGCTTTCCGACCAGCGGATTGGCACTATTACCGGCCGTGGCGGCATAGGCTGCCTCGATGCGGTTTTCTTCGTAGCGATAGGTCGGTACCGGCCCGTTGTGCGGCAGATCGAGGCTGGCGCTCGCCGCTGCGGTCGAGACTGGAGCTTCTGCTGTCTCGGCTTCGTACGCCGGAGCGGGGGCGGTCTCGGCAATGAGGTTGCCGTTTCCGCGGCGGGAAGCGGCGGGCAGATACTTGGCGACGAGACGCTTCATCTGCGCGTCACGAGCGGCGCCCGAACGGCCACCGAGCACGACGCCGACCACGCTGCGACCATCAGCCTGAACGGAGGTCACAAGATTGTACCCGGCTGCACGCGTGTAACCGGTCTTGATGCCGTCCACACCGCGCACGACGCCGAGCAGTCGATTGTGATTGCCGATCGTCTGCTTGCCGAAGCGGAAGCTGCGCGTGGAGAAATAGCCATAGTACTGCGGAAAGTGCTGGCGCAGTGCGATGCCGAGACGCGCCTGGTCGCGAGCCGTGGTGACCTGGGCCGTGTTCGGCAGGCCGTGGGCATTGCGATAGACGGTGCGCGTCATGCCGAGCGCACGGGCTTTCTGCGTCATCATGCGGGCAAAGCGCTCTTCGGATCCTCCGCCGAGGAATTCGCCGAGTGCGGTCGCAGCGTCGTTGGCCGAGCGCGTCACGAGGGCGAGGATAGCCTGCTCAACGGTAAGCGAGCCGCCGGCGCGGAGACCGAGCTTGGACGGAGGTTCGATCGCCGCGTTCTTTGATACGGGAATCTTGGTGTTTTTGTTGATCCGACCTGATTCGAGAGCTTCGAAGGTCAGGTAGAGCGTCATCATTTTCGTGAGCGACGCCGGATAGTGCGGCCTGTCCGCATCCTCGCCATAGAGAACCTTGCCGGTCTTCGCATCGACGACAATGCCTGCGTATGTCGGGTCAGCTTTCGCCGGCGTCGCAAACGCTGCGGTGGCGACGAGACCCGCCATCATAAGGCATTTCGCCACGCGGGCGACCGCTTTCCGGGGCAGGTGCAGAACATCTAAAGAAACGGAACGGGGCACAATGTTACTCTTCAGTATCGGATTGCAAATGGCGTCGAGCGGGAAGCTTCGTGACGACAGTTTCGTCGACACTAGCGGGACAGCGTTACCAATCGGTTTATGATGAATCATTGGTTGCGCAGATCAGTGGATTTTTATGGTTCGGCCCTGCCGGCTTTCGTCGGGGGTGTTGACGAGCCGGCGTTGGACGTAGCCTGTGACCGCGGTCTCCATCGCCTGCCACTGCGGCAAAAGTCTGCTCGAGAAGCGGTAAAGGAGTGAAAGATCGTGCCCGACGTGCACATCGCGCTGGCAGTCCGCGCCAGTCGAGAGTGCGTCCGATTCGGGCAGGATGCAGCGCACTGCGTAGAGTTCGCCATCGGGCAAGGTTCCGGTGAGGATCGATTCGTCGCCGTAACCGGAGTTCTCCTTGAGCTGATGCAGCGAGAGACCGGCGGGGCCAGGGGTTGCCGGGCCATCGAAGATGTGGCGGTAGATAGGCTCGACTCGGCCGGACATGTCTTTCGACATCGTGCTTTGCGACAGCTGCAGGAAGACGAGGTTCTCGGCACGATTGACATCGTTGAACCTTGCGCGCTCGTCATTGGAATAGCCGTTCATCTCCGGCCAGGTCAGATAGACATCCGCACGCTCGCTGAAGCCCGACATGCGCTGCTCCTCGAACCGGATGACGTTGGCGGGGAGGCGAACATGATCCTCGCCGATCACGATATCGAAGATGGTGCTGTCTTCCGTGTGGCCGGCAAGGGCAATCTTTTCCCCGATCATTCGTCCCGCCAGGCTGATCGCCACCGTAAGCGCCGCCAGGATAGCCACGGCGAAGGTGAGGCGGGTGAGGAACTTGTTTGAGATGAGAGGGGATTCGTGGATGTCGCTGGATGGTGCCACACGATTGTTCGCGATTGTCATCCCAACACCTTTCGGCGAGCGCCCGCTATCTCAGGCCGGTGCGGCCGTCGGATCGGTAGCGCTGCAAAGACAGATCTTTCTCACTTCGGATCGTGCCGGCGCCGTTGCCGGCGTGGCGTGCTCCTGTGTTGGCCGCAAGGCTGATCCCACATGGTTAATTTCCGGTTAAGCATTGCCCGTGTGGCGGGGGCAAAAAAGCTGCGACCGGCTCCGGGACAGGGGAGCCGGTCGCTGGGCCTTGGTCGGGACGGGGATCGGGGACTGACCTGGCCCAATGGGAGGCTGCGCGCATCCCGCGCAGCCGCGTATTCAATGTCCGTGCCGGGGCAGCTGTCCCTGTCCGGCCGGCCCGGGCTCCCTTGTGCGAGCTCCTGGCGGGCAGTAGCAGTGAGTGCCCATCGGCGTTCTTGCTGCTTCAGCGTTACTTGACGCTACCAACGGCATCGGCGCGACCGTCTTGGAGCTTTACCCACTTGCCGGCGTTCTCTGTAGATTGACGTTTCAGGAAGCGATACTCGGTCTGCGACCAGAGCAGCACCTTGTTGCGCATGTTGTCGAGAACGAAGTCGCCACGGTCCGTACGGACGGTCAGAACCGCATGGCCCTCGCCGTTGGGCTGCAGGACGACCGTGATCAGGAGATTCGAGGCGGGAATACCGGAGCGCATCAGCATCTTGCGCTTGAGCAGCACGAAATCTTCGCAGTCTCCGACCGACTTGGGGTAGGCCCATTTCTCTTCGACGCCGTAGATTTCCTGATCCGTCAGCGGCTCGATCGAGGTGTTCACGGTATAGTTTACCGTCAGAATGCTCTTCCAGTTGCTTTCGGTCAGAACCAGCGGTCCCGAAGCATCGCCGGTGGGACCGCACTCGTCCCTGTATTCGCGGCAGAATTCGTAATGGCCGATCGGCTGGTTGGTTGCTCCCTCAACTGGAATGTTTGCAGGCAACGCGAAGGCAGCAGGTGCCAGGAGTGCAGAGAGAATGAAGCTGATTGCCCCGGATTTGAAAAGTGTTCTTGTCATTGTTCTGTCCCCGTTATGAGCACAGAATGGCACACATGTTTTGATCCATCGCGAAGTCGCGAAGTAAAATAAAGATCAAATCAACGGCCAATAAGAATAAATCTAGAATAAAACTCGAATAAAACTCGATTTGTATTTGACTCAAAATTGAGTAAAATTTGAACGTTCTTATCGCGCGAAATTCTGTCGACGATTGAAGCGAATTCGTTCAACGGATTGATTTTATGAAGAAATATGGAATGAGACGGAAGGGCGTAGGTGCGAGATCACTGTCGCGTGTGCCGGGCTTGCCCGTTGCGCGCGGAACGGCCAGCATCCCAATTGGTGCGCCATGGACGGAGTCGTGGTCTGCCGATCAGCTTTTACGCGGATAAGGCAGCGAATTTTTCTCGGAATTTCTTTTCTCGGGAAATTCGTTGCGGATGACGTGGGACGTCTTTCCGGAGGCGGCGCCGTTCAACGACGGGCGCCGGACATCGATCTAGCTGCCTCGAAACGGTTGAGGCCCTTGGGGGTGTCCGGAGTTGGAAAATACCGGGGCTTCACTGCTGCCGCATTCCGGGGTCAGAGGAATGAGGTTA contains:
- a CDS encoding transglutaminase-like cysteine peptidase gives rise to the protein MTRTLFKSGAISFILSALLAPAAFALPANIPVEGATNQPIGHYEFCREYRDECGPTGDASGPLVLTESNWKSILTVNYTVNTSIEPLTDQEIYGVEEKWAYPKSVGDCEDFVLLKRKMLMRSGIPASNLLITVVLQPNGEGHAVLTVRTDRGDFVLDNMRNKVLLWSQTEYRFLKRQSTENAGKWVKLQDGRADAVGSVK
- a CDS encoding D-alanyl-D-alanine carboxypeptidase, with amino-acid sequence MMAGLVATAAFATPAKADPTYAGIVVDAKTGKVLYGEDADRPHYPASLTKMMTLYLTFEALESGRINKNTKIPVSKNAAIEPPSKLGLRAGGSLTVEQAILALVTRSANDAATALGEFLGGGSEERFARMMTQKARALGMTRTVYRNAHGLPNTAQVTTARDQARLGIALRQHFPQYYGYFSTRSFRFGKQTIGNHNRLLGVVRGVDGIKTGYTRAAGYNLVTSVQADGRSVVGVVLGGRSGAARDAQMKRLVAKYLPAASRRGNGNLIAETAPAPAYEAETAEAPVSTAAASASLDLPHNGPVPTYRYEENRIEAAYAATAGNSANPLVGKQALAATLKQQRDVAIPETVSEPVTEQGDNGGEVDALTTSSTASANIATPAGWSIQIGATPDRTQAENLLEKAKDKGGKSLRGAKPFTVAVASGQGQLYRARFGGFANQDRAVSACKVLKKKGFACWASMQ
- a CDS encoding DUF1489 family protein translates to MALHLIKLCVGAESIEDLREWVSERALIAIAAGMEPFTTHTTRMIPKRMEELLDGGSLYWVIKGQVQARQRLMDLKTFKDVDGITRCELILGPEVIETELQPRRAFQGWRYLNEADAPRDLTSLGDGAADMPLELRRELAELGLL
- a CDS encoding L-serine ammonia-lyase, with product MFLSVFDVFKIGIGPSSSHTMGPMSAANRFLDLVLSPDWPRPSGASVAAIKMSLHGSLAYTGVGHGSDRAVILGLMGERPDSVDPDRMDAIIAEVERTGRIKPPGHPGYEFQPKHDLIFDRKTPLPGHANGMTFSAFDRDGRLLLKRIYYSVGGGFVVTDTELETMRASKARSSDRKVPFPFSTAKQMLEMANRSGLTIAQMKRANEEELISREELDAGLDRIWEAMKSCIDRGLSTEGIMPGGLKVRRRARMIHDKLQEEWRSNKVNPLLANDWLSVYAMAVNEENAAGGRVVTSPTNGAAGVVPATIRYYLHFHEDADAEGIRDYLLTAAAIGGIIKHNASISGAEVGCQGEVGSAAAMASAGLAAVMGGTPEQVENAAEIALEHHLGMTCDPIAGLVQVPCIERNALGAVKAVTAASLAIKGDGKHFVPLDACIETMRQTGVDMNEKYKETSTGGLAVNVVEC
- a CDS encoding DUF1624 domain-containing protein; protein product: MTSSAVSETPDSNTGASTLRGRRIPVIDQMRGVALIAMAIYHFTWDLGFFGYVDPATPATGGWKLFARLIAGSFLFLSGCSLVLGHGNGIRWHSFAKRFARIVAAAAIITVGTWFAFPQTFIFFGILHAMAAASLIGLAFLRVPAPLTILVAAAAFAAPWYLRSPFFDPPWLWWVGLSASVPRSNDYVPVLPWIAPFLLGMAAFRIAVARGWTERFASIGTGSAKWKTGLAAAGRHSLAIYLIHQPVIIALVYAFSLVAPAAKPDPVEAYRMNCTAACTAQRDKTFCTAFCDCTLNRLLEQDLFNALNAGAINVASDGRIAAISEQCTADSQSGLDLKE
- a CDS encoding DUF599 family protein produces the protein MNLLDFIALGIFTVLWTAYSWITERGRLFDRVSLTQAMSAERARWIRNAMRRDLRMIDTQIMAGLQNGTAYFGSTSILALGGCFALLGATEKVFAIFTDLPVVFQGSRAGFEMKVGGLACIFAYAFFKFGWSYRLFNYCTILLGAVPMTGEIHKDPAAADLAADKVIRMNILAAKHFNMGLRALFLSLGYIGWFVSPYLFVITTALIVFVLVRRQFFSEARQTVLESMS